In a genomic window of Trueperaceae bacterium:
- a CDS encoding heavy metal translocating P-type ATPase, translated as MAHHDHTHHGAHAGHDERGGQSAHSGHGGHGEYAGHDGEGRHSEHSGHDKHAGHSPEMFRRRFWLSLLLALPILYFDPHLQGWFGFSAPDLPWVQPLLGTALFVYGGGVFIRGAIAELSARKPGMMTLIGLAITVAFAYSLAVSLGLEGMALYWELATLVLVMLLGHWIEMASVRGASRALEHLASLVPDTAHRLTEGRTADVPVADLHTGDLILVRPGEQVPADGRVTEGRSSVNEAFLTGESRPDRKEPGDEVVAGSVNGEGALTVEVTRTGDRTTLNQIQRLVADAQTSRSRFQGLADRAAAWLTYIAVAAGTVTLIAWLVAGFDVGFALTRTVTVLVMACPHALGLAIPLVIVNATSMSASNGILVRNREAFERARDLKVVAFDKTGTLTEGAFGMREIYTASLDESEALRVAAALEARSEHPLGRALVEAAEERGLQAPAVTDFEVEAGSGVSGKVAGHRYRVGRPEWAKESGLELPSALRPRLTEAEGRGESVIALFDEKSVLALFPLADKVRPSAKEAVERLRALRIEPVMITGDAEAVAATVAKDLGIDRYYARVMPGDKARLVAQLARSGPVAFVGDGINDAPALLEANLGIAIGAGTDVAIESADLVLIENDPLDVVRALTLSRASYRKMVQNLFWATGYNALALPLAAGAAYAWGLLLSPAVGAIFMSASTVIVALNAVLLRRQRVT; from the coding sequence ATGGCACATCACGACCACACGCACCACGGTGCGCACGCCGGCCACGACGAACGGGGCGGCCAAAGCGCCCACAGTGGCCACGGCGGCCATGGCGAATACGCGGGGCACGACGGAGAGGGCCGCCACAGCGAGCACTCTGGCCACGACAAGCACGCCGGGCACAGCCCCGAGATGTTCCGCCGGCGCTTCTGGCTGAGCCTGCTGCTGGCCCTGCCGATCCTCTACTTCGACCCCCACCTGCAAGGGTGGTTCGGCTTCTCCGCCCCCGACCTCCCTTGGGTACAGCCGCTCCTGGGAACGGCGCTCTTCGTCTACGGAGGTGGCGTGTTCATCCGCGGTGCCATCGCCGAGCTCTCCGCGAGGAAGCCTGGGATGATGACGCTGATAGGCCTGGCCATAACCGTCGCCTTCGCCTACAGCCTCGCGGTGAGCCTGGGACTCGAGGGGATGGCGCTCTACTGGGAGCTCGCCACCCTCGTTCTGGTGATGCTGCTCGGTCACTGGATCGAGATGGCGTCGGTGCGGGGTGCCAGCAGAGCGCTCGAGCACCTCGCCTCGCTGGTGCCAGACACCGCCCACCGGCTCACGGAGGGGCGGACAGCCGATGTGCCGGTGGCCGACCTGCACACGGGCGACCTGATCCTGGTTCGTCCCGGCGAGCAGGTACCCGCCGACGGCAGGGTGACCGAGGGGCGCTCGAGCGTCAACGAGGCGTTCCTCACCGGTGAATCGAGGCCAGACAGGAAGGAGCCGGGCGACGAGGTCGTCGCCGGCTCCGTGAACGGCGAGGGGGCGCTCACGGTCGAAGTAACGCGAACCGGCGATCGCACAACCCTCAACCAGATCCAGCGTCTCGTCGCCGACGCCCAGACCTCGCGCAGCCGCTTCCAGGGCCTGGCCGACCGCGCCGCCGCCTGGCTCACCTACATCGCCGTCGCGGCAGGCACGGTCACCCTCATCGCCTGGCTGGTAGCCGGCTTCGACGTCGGCTTCGCACTCACCCGCACCGTCACGGTACTGGTGATGGCGTGCCCTCACGCCCTCGGCCTCGCCATCCCTCTGGTGATCGTGAACGCGACTTCGATGTCGGCGAGCAACGGCATCCTGGTGCGCAACCGCGAAGCGTTCGAGCGGGCGCGCGACCTGAAGGTGGTCGCCTTCGACAAGACCGGCACCCTCACCGAAGGCGCCTTCGGCATGCGCGAGATCTACACGGCATCGCTGGACGAGTCGGAAGCGCTGCGCGTGGCGGCAGCACTGGAAGCGCGGAGCGAGCACCCGTTGGGGAGAGCCCTCGTCGAGGCAGCGGAGGAGAGGGGACTGCAGGCGCCCGCGGTGACGGATTTCGAGGTGGAAGCGGGCAGCGGCGTGAGCGGAAAGGTGGCGGGCCACCGCTACCGGGTGGGCCGGCCGGAGTGGGCGAAGGAGTCCGGCCTGGAACTCCCGAGCGCATTGCGGCCTAGATTGACAGAGGCAGAAGGACGTGGCGAGAGCGTCATCGCTCTCTTCGACGAGAAGAGCGTCCTGGCCCTCTTCCCCTTGGCGGACAAGGTCCGGCCGAGTGCCAAGGAGGCGGTCGAGCGGCTTCGTGCGCTGCGGATCGAGCCGGTCATGATCACCGGCGACGCCGAGGCGGTCGCCGCGACGGTGGCGAAGGACCTGGGCATAGATCGTTACTACGCGAGGGTGATGCCGGGCGACAAGGCGCGGCTGGTGGCACAGCTGGCTCGCAGCGGACCGGTGGCCTTCGTCGGCGACGGCATCAACGACGCCCCGGCGCTGCTCGAGGCGAACCTGGGCATAGCTATCGGAGCAGGTACCGATGTAGCCATCGAATCGGCCGACCTGGTGCTCATCGAAAACGACCCTCTCGACGTGGTCAGGGCACTCACGCTCTCCAGGGCCTCCTACCGGAAGATGGTCCAGAACCTCTTTTGGGCGACCGGCTACAACGCCCTGGCACTGCCTCTCGCCGCTGGCGCCGCCTACGCCTGGGGGCTGCTCCTCTCCCCCGCCGTGGGCGCGATATTCATGAGCGCCTCGACGGTGATCGTCGCCCTCAACGCGGTGCTGCTCCGAAGGCAGCGGGTGACGTGA
- a CDS encoding GGDEF domain-containing protein, whose protein sequence is MARGSHGAYGSTTGSEMGAGKGSSREPHGNQQPATPAAVKRMGYMFGLGGGVFALLLGSIIEFYSGKRNLAEIVSYLFMAGLLAGLLIALMRAGRSVRRLELATFAVLSTFFLIRLGIALYLPGQTPHQITDQLSRFGFWFPTLYASLLFILGVDRGWRVSAGHFMLSLLLALPFVGDSVIAGETHALFSLSQLFVSSAVLIVTMTIFARYTERVIRANAEMEHLAHTDFITELGNRRRMERVLGQEVKRVERYGDALSLLLLDLDQFKRVNDAHGHPAGDQVLREVAALLAAESRASDHLGRWGGEEFVLILPQTERAEALELAKRIMSRVREYPFTKVGKVTVSIGGATWEIGELPRDLIKRADDALYQAKGKGRDRVVMSGPPELETASE, encoded by the coding sequence GTGGCCAGGGGTTCTCACGGGGCTTACGGTTCGACTACGGGCAGCGAGATGGGTGCCGGCAAGGGTTCATCGCGCGAACCTCACGGCAACCAGCAGCCAGCAACTCCAGCAGCCGTGAAACGGATGGGATACATGTTCGGCCTGGGTGGCGGCGTCTTCGCCCTGCTGCTGGGGAGCATCATCGAGTTCTATTCGGGGAAGAGGAACCTGGCCGAGATCGTCTCCTACCTGTTCATGGCGGGTCTGCTCGCGGGGCTGTTGATCGCTCTGATGAGAGCGGGCCGGAGCGTTCGGCGTCTCGAACTAGCCACCTTCGCGGTACTGTCGACCTTCTTCCTGATCCGACTCGGCATAGCGCTCTACCTCCCCGGTCAGACGCCGCACCAGATCACGGACCAGCTGAGCCGCTTCGGTTTCTGGTTCCCCACCCTCTACGCCAGCCTCCTTTTCATCCTGGGGGTGGACAGGGGTTGGCGGGTCTCGGCCGGGCACTTCATGCTCTCGCTCCTGCTGGCGCTGCCGTTCGTCGGGGACAGCGTCATCGCGGGTGAAACGCACGCTCTCTTCTCGCTCAGCCAGCTGTTCGTATCCAGCGCGGTCCTGATCGTCACCATGACCATCTTCGCGCGCTACACCGAGCGGGTGATCCGCGCGAACGCCGAGATGGAGCATCTGGCTCACACCGACTTCATCACCGAGCTGGGCAATCGCAGGCGGATGGAACGGGTGCTGGGGCAGGAGGTCAAGCGGGTGGAGCGGTACGGCGACGCCCTCTCCCTACTCCTCCTGGACCTCGATCAGTTCAAGCGGGTGAACGACGCGCACGGTCATCCCGCCGGCGACCAGGTTCTGAGGGAGGTCGCTGCCCTCCTGGCGGCCGAGTCGCGAGCGAGCGACCATCTCGGCCGCTGGGGTGGTGAGGAGTTCGTGCTCATCCTCCCGCAGACGGAGCGGGCCGAAGCGCTCGAGCTGGCCAAGCGGATAATGTCGAGGGTCCGCGAGTATCCGTTCACCAAGGTGGGCAAGGTGACGGTGAGCATAGGTGGGGCGACCTGGGAGATCGGTGAACTGCCCCGCGACCTGATCAAGAGGGCAGACGACGCCCTCTATCAGGCGAAGGGGAAGGGTCGCGACCGAGTCGTGATGAGCGGCCCGCCCGAGTTGGAAACGGCCAGCGAGTGA
- a CDS encoding CGNR zinc finger domain-containing protein, with protein sequence MRNPEQLRIGKKPAPGDLAYLQGFVNTADLESGRDDFASREALAGWLRHHGLLDEGTGVSEEERLRVVEFREALRSRLGANNGEPLDPDSLDKLEQVAAVVPLHLHHLDDGGVELHAAGDGVSFALGELQAVIYRAMLEGTWSRLKTCQSDSCRWAFYDASKNRSGTWCSMEVCGNRTKVRSHRQRKG encoded by the coding sequence ATGAGGAACCCGGAGCAGTTGCGGATCGGCAAGAAGCCAGCCCCCGGCGATCTCGCCTACCTACAGGGGTTCGTGAACACGGCCGACCTGGAGTCGGGCCGGGACGACTTCGCCAGCAGAGAGGCGTTGGCGGGGTGGCTACGGCATCACGGCCTGCTGGACGAGGGAACCGGGGTGAGCGAAGAGGAGCGCCTGCGTGTCGTCGAGTTCCGGGAGGCGTTGCGTTCGCGCCTCGGGGCCAACAACGGGGAGCCCCTCGACCCCGACTCGCTCGACAAACTCGAGCAGGTCGCGGCAGTCGTGCCCCTGCACCTCCATCACCTCGATGACGGAGGCGTCGAACTCCACGCCGCCGGCGATGGAGTCTCCTTCGCCCTCGGCGAACTACAGGCAGTGATCTACCGGGCCATGCTCGAGGGGACCTGGAGCCGCCTCAAGACTTGCCAGAGCGACAGCTGCCGCTGGGCCTTCTACGATGCCTCCAAGAACCGATCCGGCACCTGGTGCAGCATGGAGGTGTGCGGCAATCGCACGAAGGTGCGCAGCCACCGTCAGCGGAAAGGCTGA
- a CDS encoding SRPBCC family protein has protein sequence MGDSSDDNLCIARVVPLPRPEAFALFTDGFGSWYPSIYTWSGDGLRFIGMEGRVGGHCFEVGPHDFRCDWGRVILWEPPERIGFTWQISYSRAPVPDPVGCSEIEVVWSPRDDGSTDLEFCHRHFARHGEEWAAYREAMASEGGWPYILGQYLTKAAGGVQPS, from the coding sequence ATGGGAGACTCGAGCGACGACAACCTCTGCATCGCGCGAGTGGTACCGCTTCCCCGACCCGAGGCGTTCGCGCTGTTCACCGACGGTTTCGGAAGCTGGTATCCGAGCATCTACACCTGGTCGGGCGACGGCCTCCGGTTCATCGGCATGGAGGGCAGAGTCGGCGGCCACTGCTTCGAAGTAGGGCCTCACGATTTCCGCTGCGACTGGGGCCGCGTCATCCTCTGGGAGCCGCCCGAACGGATCGGGTTCACCTGGCAGATCTCCTACTCGCGGGCCCCCGTCCCCGATCCGGTCGGCTGCAGCGAGATCGAGGTCGTCTGGAGCCCCCGCGATGACGGTAGCACCGATCTGGAGTTCTGCCACCGGCACTTCGCCCGCCACGGTGAAGAGTGGGCGGCCTACCGCGAGGCGATGGCATCGGAAGGCGGATGGCCCTACATCCTGGGCCAGTACCTGACGAAGGCGGCCGGAGGAGTGCAACCTTCGTAG
- a CDS encoding ABC transporter ATP-binding protein, which produces MASIEVDGITKRYRKRNSKELVTAVDGVSFLVQPGEVLGLLGPNGAGKTTTIKTICGLLRPDSGRVRVCGVDNQRQRQKALRHISAVLEGNRNLYWRLTVRENLEYFAGNRGRSRRSTSADIERLLASFHLVEKAGELVNNLSRGMQQKLAIAVAMLAGTEVLLLDEPTLGLDVETGYEVREHLNRIAREEGRTILLSTHDMSVVQDLCERTVIVSDGKVVVDDKVGNLLKLFDTRAYTISLVGSLSARQRAALEAKFPALTIEDDGHNSSVRVDLRQSDEIYDLIEILRLERSHIDAIDRTPVDFEQVFRKLVGSNGRAAPAVDRPKEEAANA; this is translated from the coding sequence GTGGCTAGCATCGAAGTCGACGGCATAACCAAGAGATATCGCAAGCGGAACTCCAAGGAACTCGTCACGGCGGTCGATGGAGTGTCGTTCCTGGTGCAGCCGGGCGAGGTCCTCGGTCTGCTGGGGCCGAACGGGGCCGGCAAGACCACTACCATCAAGACGATCTGCGGATTGCTCAGGCCCGACTCGGGCCGGGTTCGCGTTTGCGGGGTGGACAACCAGCGCCAGAGGCAGAAGGCGCTGAGGCATATAAGTGCCGTTCTGGAGGGTAACCGCAACCTCTACTGGCGGTTGACGGTTAGGGAGAACCTCGAGTACTTCGCGGGGAACCGAGGCCGCTCCCGCCGCTCGACAAGTGCCGACATCGAACGACTCCTCGCCAGTTTCCATCTCGTGGAGAAGGCCGGCGAGCTTGTCAACAACCTGTCCCGCGGCATGCAGCAGAAGCTCGCCATCGCCGTCGCCATGCTGGCGGGCACCGAAGTACTGCTGCTCGATGAACCGACGCTGGGCCTCGATGTCGAGACTGGCTATGAAGTGCGCGAGCACCTGAACCGCATCGCTCGCGAGGAGGGGCGCACCATCCTCCTGAGCACCCACGACATGTCTGTGGTGCAGGATCTGTGCGAGCGGACCGTGATCGTGAGCGACGGCAAGGTGGTAGTCGACGACAAGGTCGGCAACCTTCTCAAGCTCTTCGACACCCGTGCCTACACCATCTCGCTGGTCGGCAGCCTCAGCGCCAGACAGCGGGCTGCACTGGAAGCCAAATTCCCGGCGTTGACGATCGAGGATGACGGTCACAACAGCAGCGTCCGGGTCGACCTGCGCCAGTCGGACGAGATCTACGACCTCATAGAGATCCTCAGGCTCGAGCGAAGCCACATAGATGCGATCGATCGCACCCCCGTCGATTTCGAGCAGGTGTTCCGCAAGTTGGTCGGCAGCAACGGCAGGGCGGCACCGGCTGTCGACAGGCCGAAGGAGGAGGCCGCGAATGCTTAA
- a CDS encoding ABC transporter permease yields the protein MLNVLAANIRKVAIEMRRYLPNTISMIVTFYAIFLMFFWGINALGSPENAGESNQYLIVIMVLWFLSLMAMQGIGWEITQEATRGTLEQLYMSPVPAWRILLARMVGNVLVNLIVIALMLLMAMATAQEWLVFDVPTLVPLVLLTILCMLGVGFMVAGLALVFKHIQALLQIAQFIFAALVTVPVLLTPWFELLPVVRGASMVREAMAEGTSLTGFAASDWLLLLVNALFYFGLGVFLYKLAERRAMNKGLLGQY from the coding sequence ATGCTTAACGTCCTTGCCGCCAACATCAGGAAGGTGGCGATCGAGATGCGCCGCTACCTGCCGAACACCATCAGTATGATCGTCACCTTCTACGCCATCTTCCTCATGTTCTTCTGGGGAATCAACGCCCTCGGTTCGCCAGAGAACGCCGGGGAGAGCAACCAGTACCTGATAGTCATCATGGTGCTCTGGTTCCTCTCGCTTATGGCGATGCAGGGGATCGGCTGGGAGATCACCCAGGAGGCGACGCGTGGCACGCTCGAGCAGCTCTACATGTCACCGGTTCCCGCCTGGCGCATCCTTCTCGCCCGGATGGTGGGGAACGTCCTGGTCAATCTGATAGTCATCGCGCTGATGCTGCTGATGGCCATGGCTACCGCCCAGGAGTGGCTGGTGTTCGACGTGCCCACGCTGGTGCCGTTGGTGTTGCTCACGATCCTCTGCATGCTGGGGGTGGGCTTCATGGTTGCGGGGCTGGCGTTGGTGTTCAAGCACATCCAGGCGCTCCTGCAGATCGCCCAGTTCATCTTCGCGGCGCTCGTCACCGTGCCGGTTCTCCTCACGCCCTGGTTCGAGCTGCTGCCGGTGGTTCGCGGCGCCTCCATGGTGCGCGAGGCGATGGCCGAAGGCACCTCGCTCACGGGTTTCGCGGCCTCCGACTGGTTGTTGCTGCTGGTCAACGCGCTCTTCTACTTCGGCCTGGGAGTGTTCCTCTACAAGTTGGCCGAGCGCAGGGCGATGAACAAAGGGCTGCTGGGGCAGTACTGA